One stretch of Candidatus Hydrogenedentota bacterium DNA includes these proteins:
- the infB gene encoding translation initiation factor IF-2, with protein sequence MPTIASVAERLDMSAEEAVLVLRKLHFDVESVDSEISDEQCDMLIDVDEQPETLDRYLQEVLKKEDQKKKKAERLQKAAQKVAAKRKAQAKAKPKAAAKRATRRKTEEGEEKEEEEAAPEPVAAAAEIETPVLETVEPLAEIIIEEEVPAEEPPQPEVPAVVIGSAIEHAAARVEVVRADGTSVEAPDVEVIEGPLPHEEEAVADAHAPGLLAEAERRQEMEERRKAKLKPLPKPDPEVVAEVIRRAREKDRKKEVAAVTVEVPELGFEEAGRGQRAKRGKSSKTTAPGKTARKKQKRIDRARLEEEMRRDAAAVVRDFQAGGLDGPRKRKKKRSREESVVVEEVPVPAVIEVQESMTVEQLANAAALPVNEVILELMDENILVNKNYNLDLDLIRKIAENHGFEVRTVIPEEEAVMSDESDNPEDLEPRPPVITVMGHVDHGKTTLLDVVRRSSVAASEAGGITQHIAAYDVQTNAGRLIFLDTPGHEAFTQMRARGAKVTDIVVLVVAADDGVRPQTIEAINHAKAAEVPIVVAINKCDKPDAQPGRVRQELTQYDLIDESWGGKTIIKEISAKTGRGVDDLMELLVLQSETLDLKANPKKRARGTIVESEVSVGQGALAWVLVQNGTLRVQDAFLAGETFGRVRTLTTSGGKHVREVGPATPVLVTGFGEPPNAGDIFVAVEDERVAKSIAEQRAALRKQRQGPAMKRVTLEDFHAMVAAGKEKVLNVILKADVQGSVDVLQSSFARLGNQEVRVNIVHAAVGGINESDVLLASASEAVVIGFHVTANARIQKVAESEGVEIRTYRIIYEAIEEVQKALEGMLAPERRQVITGHAEIRQVFRSSALGNIAGCYQVDGETSRASHVRLLRDDVVVFEGRIESLRRGKDDVKSVSAGFECGIKLEGYDDIKEGDTIEAYRVEEVAKTLN encoded by the coding sequence ATGCCGACGATTGCCAGTGTGGCAGAACGTCTCGACATGAGTGCGGAGGAGGCCGTCCTCGTCCTCCGCAAGCTCCACTTTGACGTTGAGAGCGTCGATTCCGAGATCTCCGACGAACAGTGTGACATGCTCATCGACGTGGACGAACAGCCGGAGACGCTTGACCGGTATCTGCAAGAAGTCCTGAAGAAGGAAGACCAGAAGAAGAAGAAGGCTGAACGCCTGCAAAAGGCAGCGCAGAAAGTCGCTGCGAAACGCAAGGCGCAAGCGAAGGCGAAGCCCAAGGCCGCTGCCAAGCGCGCGACTCGCCGGAAGACGGAGGAGGGGGAAGAAAAGGAGGAAGAAGAGGCCGCACCCGAGCCTGTTGCGGCTGCCGCGGAGATTGAAACGCCCGTGCTCGAAACGGTGGAGCCGCTCGCTGAGATCATAATCGAAGAAGAGGTTCCCGCCGAAGAACCGCCGCAGCCGGAAGTCCCCGCTGTGGTTATTGGTTCGGCCATCGAGCACGCCGCGGCGCGCGTAGAGGTGGTGCGCGCTGATGGCACCTCCGTTGAAGCGCCGGATGTGGAAGTCATCGAAGGTCCCTTGCCCCACGAAGAGGAAGCGGTTGCCGACGCGCATGCACCGGGTCTCCTGGCGGAGGCGGAACGGCGCCAGGAAATGGAAGAGCGCCGCAAAGCGAAATTGAAACCGCTGCCGAAGCCCGACCCGGAGGTCGTGGCGGAGGTCATTCGCCGCGCCCGCGAGAAAGACCGCAAGAAAGAAGTGGCCGCCGTTACGGTTGAAGTCCCGGAACTGGGCTTTGAAGAAGCGGGCCGCGGTCAAAGGGCCAAGCGGGGCAAGTCCAGCAAGACGACGGCTCCGGGCAAGACGGCGCGCAAGAAACAGAAACGCATTGACCGGGCACGGCTCGAAGAGGAAATGCGCCGCGATGCCGCGGCCGTGGTCCGGGATTTTCAGGCCGGCGGCCTGGATGGACCGCGCAAGCGGAAGAAGAAACGCAGCCGCGAGGAGTCTGTTGTGGTTGAAGAGGTACCGGTGCCGGCGGTGATCGAAGTCCAGGAGTCCATGACCGTCGAGCAATTGGCCAATGCGGCCGCGCTGCCCGTAAACGAAGTGATTCTGGAACTGATGGACGAGAACATTCTCGTCAACAAGAACTACAACTTGGACCTTGACCTGATTCGGAAAATAGCGGAAAACCACGGATTCGAAGTGCGCACGGTCATTCCCGAGGAAGAAGCCGTCATGTCCGACGAATCCGACAACCCGGAAGACCTCGAACCGAGGCCGCCGGTCATTACGGTCATGGGCCATGTTGACCATGGCAAGACGACGCTGCTCGACGTGGTGCGGCGCTCCAGCGTGGCGGCGTCCGAGGCCGGCGGCATTACCCAGCACATTGCGGCATACGATGTGCAGACCAATGCCGGGCGCTTGATATTCCTTGATACGCCCGGCCACGAGGCGTTCACGCAGATGCGCGCGCGCGGCGCCAAGGTCACGGATATCGTGGTCCTGGTCGTTGCCGCGGACGATGGTGTCCGCCCGCAGACCATAGAAGCTATCAACCATGCGAAGGCGGCGGAGGTGCCCATTGTTGTCGCCATCAACAAGTGCGACAAGCCGGATGCGCAGCCTGGCCGGGTGCGCCAGGAACTGACGCAGTATGACTTGATTGACGAAAGCTGGGGCGGGAAGACGATCATCAAGGAGATTTCCGCGAAGACCGGCAGAGGCGTTGACGATCTCATGGAATTGCTGGTGCTGCAGTCGGAGACGCTTGACCTCAAGGCCAATCCCAAAAAACGCGCCCGAGGCACGATCGTTGAATCGGAAGTCAGCGTCGGTCAGGGCGCCTTGGCCTGGGTCCTGGTACAGAACGGGACGCTGCGCGTCCAGGACGCGTTTTTGGCGGGCGAGACTTTTGGCCGCGTACGTACCCTGACCACGTCGGGTGGAAAGCACGTGCGTGAGGTCGGGCCCGCCACGCCCGTGCTCGTAACCGGGTTTGGCGAACCGCCCAACGCGGGCGATATCTTCGTCGCCGTGGAAGACGAGCGCGTGGCCAAGAGCATTGCGGAACAGCGCGCCGCTTTGCGCAAGCAGCGTCAGGGTCCCGCCATGAAGCGCGTAACCCTGGAAGATTTCCATGCCATGGTCGCGGCGGGCAAGGAAAAAGTCTTGAACGTCATTCTCAAGGCGGACGTGCAGGGCTCCGTCGACGTGCTGCAATCCAGCTTCGCGCGCCTGGGCAATCAGGAAGTGCGTGTCAACATCGTTCATGCCGCGGTGGGCGGCATAAACGAATCCGATGTGCTCCTGGCAAGCGCGAGCGAGGCCGTGGTCATCGGGTTTCACGTAACGGCGAACGCGCGGATCCAGAAAGTGGCCGAGAGCGAAGGCGTGGAGATTCGCACGTACCGTATCATCTACGAAGCCATAGAGGAAGTGCAGAAGGCCCTGGAAGGCATGCTGGCTCCGGAGCGGCGCCAGGTCATCACGGGTCACGCGGAAATCCGGCAGGTTTTCCGTTCTTCGGCGCTCGGCAATATTGCCGGGTGTTACCAGGTTGACGGCGAGACGTCGCGCGCCTCCCATGTGCGGTTGCTGCGTGACGACGTGGTCGTGTTTGAAGGGCGAATCGAGTCGTTGCGCCGGGGCAAGGACGACGTGAAATCCGTGTCCGCGGGCTTCGAATGCGGCATCAAGCTGGAAGGGTACGACGACATCAAGGAAGGAGACACGATCGAGGCGTA
- the nusA gene encoding transcription termination/antitermination protein NusA: MDQNLRVILQQLEAEKSIDRNTLIEAIRSALESAARKSLSQAANLIVEVDPDTLEFKVFEILTVVDKVVHAGAEIMLDEAKKLNAEVHVGNRLKVRAEPKDFGRIAAQTAKQVIIQKIKDAERDKIFEEFKQREGELVTGIVKRISHGNIIVSIGRAEAILPYREQSPRENFKPGDRIRAFLYQVEKGPRGAQVMLSRTAPELVRGLFDLEVPEIYDSTVEIRAISREPGSRTKVAVYSNDANVDPVGACVGMKGSRVRAVVEELCGEKIDIVRWSDNPMELCRNALNPADIMDIEIDEETRSIHVMVPQDQLSLAIGKRGQNARLASKLIGWNIDIRGDVEPGVAVYAREDNVELVGEPGDAAAGHAAAPEQAEAPEAPAPPAEGQDGTES; this comes from the coding sequence TTGGACCAGAATCTACGCGTGATACTGCAGCAGCTCGAAGCGGAAAAGAGCATCGATAGGAATACGCTTATCGAGGCTATCCGCAGCGCTCTCGAGAGCGCTGCCCGCAAGAGCTTGAGTCAGGCTGCAAACCTTATTGTCGAAGTGGACCCGGACACGCTCGAATTCAAGGTGTTTGAAATCCTCACGGTCGTGGACAAGGTGGTGCACGCCGGCGCCGAAATCATGCTTGACGAGGCCAAGAAACTGAACGCCGAAGTACATGTCGGTAATCGGCTGAAAGTGCGCGCCGAACCGAAGGATTTCGGCCGTATTGCGGCGCAGACCGCGAAACAGGTCATTATCCAGAAGATCAAGGATGCGGAACGGGACAAGATTTTCGAGGAATTCAAGCAGCGGGAAGGTGAACTCGTCACCGGAATCGTGAAACGGATCAGTCACGGCAATATCATCGTTTCCATTGGCCGGGCGGAGGCCATCCTGCCGTATCGCGAACAATCGCCACGGGAGAATTTCAAGCCGGGCGACCGCATTCGGGCTTTTCTTTATCAGGTGGAAAAGGGACCGCGTGGTGCGCAGGTCATGCTTTCGCGGACGGCGCCAGAACTGGTGCGCGGCCTCTTTGACCTGGAAGTGCCGGAGATATACGACAGCACGGTCGAGATACGTGCGATTTCGCGCGAACCGGGGAGCCGCACCAAGGTTGCGGTCTATTCCAATGATGCGAATGTGGACCCGGTCGGCGCGTGCGTGGGCATGAAGGGTTCGCGCGTGCGAGCCGTGGTAGAGGAGCTGTGCGGCGAGAAGATCGATATTGTGCGGTGGAGCGACAATCCCATGGAATTGTGCCGCAACGCATTGAATCCCGCGGACATCATGGATATCGAAATCGACGAGGAGACGCGTTCGATTCACGTCATGGTGCCCCAGGACCAGCTCTCGCTGGCCATCGGGAAGCGGGGGCAGAATGCGCGGCTCGCCTCGAAACTAATCGGGTGGAACATTGATATTCGCGGCGATGTCGAGCCTGGTGTTGCGGTCTATGCACGGGAAGACAATGTGGAGCTGGTAGGCGAGCCCGGGGACGCCGCTGCGGGACATGCCGCCGCGCCTGAACAGGCAGAAGCCCCGGAGGCGCCCGCGCCTCCCGCGGAGGGTCAAGACGGCACCGAATCATAG
- a CDS encoding ribosome maturation factor RimP, protein MEGRALVNQVWEALEPDLREQGYEIVELEYARGGRTPILRIYIDKAGGGISLDDCTAATQLLSPLLDKLELVGGRYLLEVSSPGIDRPLRKAGDFQRFAGEPVRLQSLTPVDGRSRFRGTLEGFEDGLILMECDGKRWSIHIENLKSARLDR, encoded by the coding sequence GTGGAAGGCAGGGCGTTGGTCAACCAGGTTTGGGAGGCGTTGGAGCCCGACCTGCGCGAGCAAGGCTATGAAATAGTCGAACTCGAGTATGCCCGGGGCGGACGCACCCCCATCCTCCGGATCTATATCGACAAGGCCGGGGGCGGGATTTCGCTGGATGACTGCACGGCGGCAACGCAATTGTTGAGCCCACTGCTGGATAAGCTGGAGCTAGTCGGCGGGCGGTACCTCTTGGAGGTGTCTTCGCCCGGGATAGACCGGCCGTTGCGAAAGGCCGGGGATTTTCAGCGGTTTGCGGGCGAGCCTGTGCGACTGCAGAGCCTGACGCCGGTCGACGGGCGTTCCCGGTTTCGAGGAACGCTCGAAGGCTTTGAAGACGGGCTTATCTTGATGGAATGCGACGGGAAGAGATGGTCCATTCACATCGAGAACCTGAAGTCGGCGCGGTTGGACCGCTAG